In Brassica napus cultivar Da-Ae chromosome A3, Da-Ae, whole genome shotgun sequence, the sequence tttagtatttttcttttataaaattttaaaccttaattccaaaagggcaattgtcaataatagcaccttttgaagtttatgtctcaaaaatagcactagaaggagaaagtcacaaaaatgacattcattaaagggtaaaatatccttaatacccttggtttaaaattaaataaacaaacaaaaataaataaaaataaataaaataaaaattaaaaaaatgaatttttttttttttatagtttcagattatatgtttttagattcgaaatttttataattttttttcgaatttttttttttaattttttttttcaaattttctttttataatttaaaaatactttttaaaactgtttttaaaatttttattttttattttaatattttttttttataaaattttaaaccctaattccaaaaccccacccccttaactctaaaccctaaggtttggattaattaacccaaggggtataagtgtatatttacctctttaatgaaacctatttttgtgactttgaaccttgagtgctactttgggaacataaacttggtttggtgctatcctagtctttttctctaaaaccccaccccttaactctaaaccttaaggttttgattaattaatccaaggggtataagtgctactttgggaacataaacttggtttagtgctatcctaatctttttctctataaaattcTCATTATGAAAATTCAGAGACAAACAAAAACAGCAACAagtgtaaagagagtattaAACAAGagctaaagaagaagaatgggagATGAAAAAGATTGTTCTTTTGCTTAGTCGCTGGAATCAGTAGCATGAGAAGAAGATAAGCATGGCCTCCACACAGTTTCTTTACCAACAACATCCATTAAAGCTATTCCTTTACCTGCCAGTTGTGCTCTAATCACATCACTTTTCtcaaactctttgttcttccGCGCCATTATCCTTTCTTGAATTAGTTGTGAAAGGTCTTGTTCACTCAACCCTGCTCTTGTGAGtgttttttgtttcatctcTTTCAAAATCTCGGCATAGCTCAGGGTACTGAGCAAACCAAGAACTTCGAGAACTTTCCTGGCTCCTCTCTCAATCTCAACAAGTGACACAAGCAGTGACATCCTCTCTTTCTCCTGCATGTTCTCGAGTTTGCCGACGGAAGAGTTGATGAATTTCAATGCACGATCGTATTCGCCCGTGAATATATGGGCAGTATTCAAATCGTCTGACATCTTTGCGTCAAACTCACTTTTGAGTTTGATAATGATCTCTTTGGCTTCTGAAGTCGGTTCAGCTTTTCCACCGTCTTCAGACATTGCCTCTCGATATGGCAAGAGAGCGTCAAAAAGATCTTGCAATGTCTAGTAACACAAAGATCACAGTTTAGAGATAgaactgaataaaaaaaaatcacggcTATTTGAAGCACTACTGCACCTGATAAACATAATACAAAAGTTCTGAGGAACTGTCTAGCTTTGACGCTGAGAAGCTCAGAGGAGAGCGGTAGTGTACACTTATCAAAAAGTGCCTCAGAGCCAATGGATGGTAACGTTCTGTGATTTCTCTGATTGGTTTGAAGTTGTCCTTTGACTTTGCCATCTTCTCGTTATTGATAGTGAGATGGCCATTATGCATCCAGTAATTAACACCACCATGCTCACATGCAGCACATGTCTGAGCAAGTTCATTTTCATGGTGTGGGAATATCAAATCAGC encodes:
- the LOC111212717 gene encoding cysteine--tRNA ligase 2, cytoplasmic, producing MELKLYSTYTQQKEVFRPINPGKVGLYVCGITAYDFSHIGHGRAAVPFDVLYRFLMYLGYEVTYVRNFTDVDNKIIERAKKNGEKPLELSNRFCHEYLVDMGALQCLLPTHQPRVSDHMDHIINMIQKIIENGCGYAVEGGDVFFSVDKSPNYGKLSGQLLEHTQAGKRVAVDSRKRNPADFALWKAVKPDEPSWESPWGRGRPGWHIECSAMSAHYLSPRFDIHGGGADLIFPHHENELAQTCAACEHGGVNYWMHNGHLTINNEKMAKSKDNFKPIREITERYHPLALRHFLISVHYRSPLSFSASKLDSSSELLYYVYQTLQDLFDALLPYREAMSEDGGKAEPTSEAKEIIIKLKSEFDAKMSDDLNTAHIFTGEYDRALKFINSSVGKLENMQEKERMSLLVSLVEIERGARKVLEVLGLLSTLSYAEILKEMKQKTLTRAGLSEQDLSQLIQERIMARKNKEFEKSDVIRAQLAGKGIALMDVVGKETVWRPCLSSSHATDSSD